A portion of the Chryseobacterium tructae genome contains these proteins:
- a CDS encoding outer membrane beta-barrel family protein → MKKTLFVISLASSIFAFSQEKNNNGTNEKQIDGIVITKTKKAVEQKADRTIFDFSEQPQLNNGNVLEGIKKLPGLVATDIAGMMYQGKMLDVYLNGRPLNITSNELNSFLESMPANSVERIEVVTQPGAEFPATSGGAIMNIITNKNANKYLSATYSGNYTFTNYDKYRSRTTNSVNLNARNKYFGWQLNVGQNYRESMMNSQQDVLLDGKTDRYARGYFAKSGLTFDLGQDKLLLNYDIYHNNNDNYTLSNGLADIFDKPTNTFREAKFEASDAARTNTLRQEAVVTYQKRFAEKSQKLDFQFGFTKADSKFFQDNFYQQGNFTKNGQEFFNSGMNDVLNNKSDMRVANFKVDYAQPIKLLDGGKVSAGGLYERQDYNTESRGLKNLEYHRQTASTYLEFQAKLKKFDFTLGARAENYDIYGVTRKDSLETIVQKDLTPFKKFKLFPNASVQYNLMNQVYIAANYNRKINLPSISALNPNNTTFSGPNTQINGNPNLQPTIFDNYELKISAFDYAFIGYSVSSASNQVAQIIKKDGKNLYNEQINISNMKIHNFNIGLPVPFQIFTKSLGEIMKSNFNPDKMNFMYIYAGYQKHDIDNLNNKGFWILNLMTQLILPKDIKLTANYSYLTPKAGYFYFTAEKPFNNNLDITLTKKFMNNRLTVSVFANDIFNGQVMQVRSNPPSGESVMLRTKYDSRNFGISINYKIPTRNKLAKEDPNILNQTKKEDNGGVMQQGQQ, encoded by the coding sequence ATGAAAAAAACTCTATTCGTTATATCGCTGGCAAGCTCGATATTCGCTTTTTCTCAGGAAAAAAACAATAACGGTACCAACGAGAAACAAATTGACGGCATTGTCATCACTAAAACTAAAAAAGCCGTTGAACAAAAAGCTGACCGTACCATTTTTGATTTTTCTGAACAACCTCAGCTTAATAACGGGAATGTTCTGGAAGGTATTAAAAAGCTTCCGGGACTTGTTGCCACAGACATTGCAGGGATGATGTATCAGGGAAAAATGCTGGACGTTTACCTTAACGGAAGACCTTTAAATATTACCTCCAATGAACTGAATTCTTTTCTTGAAAGCATGCCCGCCAATTCTGTAGAGAGAATTGAGGTCGTTACCCAGCCCGGAGCAGAATTTCCTGCAACATCAGGAGGAGCCATTATGAATATCATTACGAATAAAAACGCTAATAAATATTTAAGTGCAACCTATTCCGGAAATTATACCTTCACCAATTACGATAAATACAGAAGCCGAACCACCAACTCTGTGAATTTAAATGCCAGAAATAAATATTTCGGATGGCAGCTTAATGTGGGACAAAACTATCGTGAAAGCATGATGAACAGCCAACAGGATGTTTTATTAGACGGTAAAACAGACCGATATGCTCGTGGGTATTTTGCCAAGTCAGGATTAACGTTTGATCTGGGACAAGATAAATTATTATTGAACTACGATATTTATCACAACAATAATGATAACTATACTTTAAGTAATGGGCTTGCAGATATTTTTGATAAACCTACCAACACTTTCAGGGAAGCAAAATTTGAAGCTTCCGATGCTGCGCGTACCAATACATTGAGACAGGAGGCAGTAGTAACTTATCAAAAGCGTTTTGCTGAGAAATCACAAAAATTGGATTTCCAGTTTGGTTTTACCAAAGCAGACAGCAAGTTTTTTCAGGATAATTTTTATCAACAAGGAAACTTTACAAAAAATGGTCAAGAGTTTTTTAATTCCGGTATGAATGATGTTCTTAACAATAAATCGGATATGAGGGTGGCTAATTTCAAAGTAGATTATGCTCAACCTATCAAATTGCTGGACGGAGGAAAAGTAAGCGCCGGAGGTTTGTATGAAAGACAGGATTATAATACCGAAAGTAGAGGATTGAAAAACCTGGAATATCATAGACAAACAGCTTCCACTTATCTTGAATTTCAGGCTAAATTGAAAAAATTTGATTTCACGTTAGGAGCCAGAGCTGAAAATTATGACATTTACGGGGTCACAAGAAAAGATAGCTTGGAAACTATTGTTCAGAAAGATCTGACACCATTTAAGAAATTCAAATTGTTTCCTAATGCGAGCGTACAGTACAATCTGATGAACCAGGTGTATATTGCCGCCAATTATAACAGAAAAATTAATCTGCCAAGTATTTCAGCCCTTAACCCGAATAACACCACATTCTCCGGGCCGAATACTCAGATCAATGGTAACCCTAATCTTCAGCCTACCATTTTTGATAACTATGAGTTGAAAATTTCAGCTTTTGATTATGCATTCATTGGATATAGTGTAAGCTCAGCAAGCAATCAGGTGGCACAGATCATAAAAAAAGATGGTAAAAATCTTTACAATGAACAGATTAATATCTCCAATATGAAAATTCATAATTTCAATATTGGGCTTCCTGTTCCGTTCCAGATTTTTACGAAGTCACTGGGTGAGATTATGAAATCAAACTTCAATCCTGACAAAATGAATTTCATGTACATTTATGCAGGATATCAGAAACATGATATTGACAATCTCAACAATAAAGGGTTCTGGATTCTCAATTTGATGACCCAGTTGATTCTTCCGAAAGATATTAAGCTAACAGCGAATTACAGTTATCTGACGCCAAAAGCTGGTTATTTCTACTTCACTGCAGAGAAACCATTTAACAATAACTTAGATATTACCCTGACTAAAAAGTTTATGAACAATCGTCTTACGGTATCGGTTTTTGCGAATGATATTTTTAATGGCCAGGTAATGCAGGTACGTTCCAATCCGCCATCAGGGGAAAGTGTAATGCTTAGAACGAAATACGATTCAAGAAACTTCGGAATTTCTATCAATTATAAAATTCCTACCAGAAATAAGTTGGCTAAAGAGGATCCGAATATCCTGAACCAAACTAAAAAAGAGGATAACGGCGGAGTGATGCAGCAAGGACAGCAATAG